One Elusimicrobiota bacterium DNA window includes the following coding sequences:
- a CDS encoding polysaccharide biosynthesis/export family protein, which yields MKRFKIQDLRFKILVSLFAIYYLLFAALFGAVRIDFNKAKAEELQRATGLTAEQCQELVKRRGDVTWAIDDLSKEAKRLSPDAFEKLLLGTYIVSPDDKRLGEGDVLIITVEKQKKEFTVQPDGMVVLPTPLTPMAVKGMTVNEVAERFYRLYNIDDLTVELKKPAEGGQVIVIGDPEVLRPGLYKSGRLFDVIAEAGGVKYIGKASRVRVLRNNEWREFSLKKFRKGDVSQNPPLIANDVVEVRRGSVWGIIWAVEPYFRLITLPISVTFSALGIDTRASQ from the coding sequence ATGAAACGATTTAAGATTCAAGATTTAAGATTCAAGATTTTGGTTTCACTATTTGCTATTTACTATTTGCTATTTGCTGCCTTATTCGGTGCTGTCCGCATTGACTTCAATAAGGCGAAAGCAGAGGAATTACAGAGGGCGACGGGACTTACTGCCGAACAGTGCCAAGAGCTCGTCAAACGGCGAGGCGATGTCACGTGGGCAATAGATGACCTCTCAAAAGAGGCAAAACGCCTTTCACCAGACGCTTTTGAGAAACTTTTATTAGGCACTTATATCGTCAGCCCTGACGATAAACGGCTTGGTGAAGGCGATGTTTTGATTATTACAGTTGAGAAGCAAAAAAAAGAATTTACCGTTCAGCCAGATGGAATGGTTGTTTTACCAACACCTTTAACACCGATGGCTGTCAAAGGTATGACTGTTAATGAAGTTGCCGAAAGATTTTATCGGCTTTATAACATAGACGACCTGACCGTTGAGTTGAAAAAACCTGCAGAAGGCGGGCAGGTAATTGTCATCGGTGACCCTGAAGTATTAAGACCTGGTCTTTACAAATCCGGTCGGTTGTTTGATGTTATCGCAGAGGCAGGGGGCGTAAAGTATATCGGCAAGGCGTCAAGAGTGCGTGTTTTAAGGAACAACGAGTGGCGGGAGTTTTCACTGAAAAAGTTCCGTAAAGGCGATGTCTCACAAAATCCGCCGTTGATTGCCAACGATGTCGTGGAAGTTCGCAGGGGTTCTGTCTGGGGTATTATCTGGGCGGTTGAGCCATATTTCCGTCTGATAACACTTCCTATATCTGTTACTTTCAGTGCATTAGGAATAGACACGAGGGCAAGTCAATGA